From Tripterygium wilfordii isolate XIE 37 chromosome 16, ASM1340144v1, whole genome shotgun sequence, one genomic window encodes:
- the LOC119980651 gene encoding NAC domain-containing protein 7-like: MNTFSNVPPGFRFHPTDEELVDYYLRKKIASKQIDLDVIKEVDLYKIEPWDLQELCKIGAEEQSDWYFFSHKDKKYPTGTRTNRATKAGFWKATGRDKSIYSRHSLIGMRKTLVFYKGRAPNGQKSDWIMHEYRLETHENGTPQEEGWAVCRVFKKRMTTVRKMGEYDSPCWYDDQLSFMPPDGESPRRISQFYSSSYHPHHYPACKQELHHQLQQQHYNMPPQHHHDPFLQLPQLESPKLPQSAASVSVPYGNSTLTTQEDQQLQHNLSNNSDQAVDQVTDWRVLDKFVASQLSHGDHAAAKETNYSNSSNMFNVVDDDQQMDLLANDQSKRQEVLVEQDYALTSASSCQIDLWK, translated from the exons ATGAATACATTTTCAAATGTTCCCCCAGGCTTCAGGTTCCATCCCACCGACGAAGAACTTGTTGATTACTacctaagaaaaaaaattgcctCAAAACAGATCGATTTGGATGTAATCAAAGAAGTTGATCTCTATAAGATTGAGCCTTGGGATCTTCAAG agctaTGCAAAATCGGGGCTGAAGAGCAGAGTGACTGGTATTTCTTTAGCCATAAAGACAAGAAGTATCCGACTGGGACTCGGACTAATAGAGCAACAAAAGCAGGGTTTTGGAAGGCTACAGGAAGAGATAAGTCTATTTATTCTCGACATAGCTTGATTGGCATGAGAAAAACCCTAGTTTTCTACAAGGGACGAGCTCCAAATGGTCAAAAATCAGATTGGATCATGCATGAATATCGCCTCGAAACCCATGAAAATGGAACACCTCAG GAAGAAGGATGGGCTGTGTGCAGGGTGTTCAAGAAGAGAATGACTACAGTTAGAAAAATGGGTGAATATGACTCCCCATGTTGGTACGACGACCAGCTCTCATTCATGCCCCCCGACGGTGAATCTCCTCGTCGAATTTCTCAGTTTTACTCTTCTTCATACCATCCTCATCACTATCCAGCCTGCAAGCAAGAACTTCATCATCAATTGCAGCAGCAGCACTACAACATGCCACCTCAACATCACCATGATCCTTTCCTTCAGCTCCCTCAACTAGAAAGCCCTAAATTACCACAATCAGCTGCAAGTGTTAGTGTTCCATATGGAAATTCGACTCTCACAACTCAGGAAGATCAGCAATTGCAACACAATCTGAGCAATAATAGCGATCAAGCTGTGGATCAAGTGACCGATTGGCGGGTCCTCGACAAATTTGTTGCATCGCAGCTTAGCCATGGAGATCATGCAGCTGCCAAGGAAACAAATTACAGTAATTCATCAAATATGTTCAATGTGGTTGATGATGATCAACAGATGGACTTGCTGGCTAATGATCAATCTAAGAGACAAGAAGTACTTGTTGAACAGGATTACGCGTTGACATCTGCGTCGAGTTGCCAAATTGATCTTTGGAAGTGA